CGATCGGCTCTTCCAAGAAAACCTCTGACCCCAAATAGGTTTCTAAAATTGCCCAATTTTCCGCTAGGGGTAATTCGGGCAAAATGGCATCGAAGACAAATAAACCACCGGGTTTTAGGAGGGGCTTGACTCGATCGACCACAGCAGCCCAATAGTCGATCGGGTAGTAGCAGCTCACCCCTGTGGCAATCACCAAATCAAAGAATCCTGGCTCATAGTTCAGTTCATGGGCCGGTTGGCAATGCACGCCCTTAAACAGTTTGGAGTTCAGTTGTGGGCCCCGCGCTGTCAACAAATCGCAGGCGACGCGAGCCACATCTTGCCCATAGAAAAAGGCTTGCCAATCGCGCCAGGGATAAAACAAAAAGCTGCCCCCACAACCCAAATCCAAACAGCGCCAACCTTTTTGGGGCTTGGCTAATTCCCAAAAGGGGGATGTGATGCGGCTGGTGAGGGATCCAGTCGCGAATTCAGGATAGAGCGGCAAGGCGGCCACTTCGTCGGGGACTTCAAAGGCTTCGCCGCGATATTCTTTGTTATATCGAGCAGCAACGGCTTGGATTTGGGCCTGTAGTTCAGGGGTGTTCCAATCACGGGATTGAAGTTCGGCAATGCTCCAGTTAACCAATGAATGCGCCCTCAAAAATTGGGGTTGAATATTGCTCTAGAAACCGGGGAATGATGGTTAACCTTTGAGAGCT
This Limnothrix sp. FACHB-406 DNA region includes the following protein-coding sequences:
- a CDS encoding class I SAM-dependent methyltransferase yields the protein MVNWSIAELQSRDWNTPELQAQIQAVAARYNKEYRGEAFEVPDEVAALPLYPEFATGSLTSRITSPFWELAKPQKGWRCLDLGCGGSFLFYPWRDWQAFFYGQDVARVACDLLTARGPQLNSKLFKGVHCQPAHELNYEPGFFDLVIATGVSCYYPIDYWAAVVDRVKPLLKPGGLFVFDAILPELPLAENWAILETYLGSEVFLEEPIAWKKLIQAAGGKVTATREGDVFALYRVKFS